The segment AGGGACGAGGGTCGTTATCGGGTCTTTGCCGATCTGAAGCGGGTGCGGGGTCAGTTCCCCCGGGCCGTGCGGCGTCGCGCGGACGGGACCGAGCAGGACTGCGTGATCTGGTGCTCCAACGACTATCTCGGCATGGGCCAACACCCGGCCGTGCTGGAGGCCATGTCGGCCGAGCTGGACGCCGTGGGCGCCGGGGCCGGGGGCACGCGCAACATCAGTGGCACGACGCGCTCGGCGGTCGATCTGGAGGCCGAGCTGGCAGCCTGGCACCGGAAAGAAGCGGCGCTTCTGTTCACCTCGGGCTATGTGGCCAATGAGGCGACGTTGACGACGCTGCAGAAGATCCTGCCGGGTCTGATCATCTTCTCCGACAGCCTGAACCATGCCTCGATGATCGCGGGCATCCGGAACGGCGGCTGCGAGCGGCATGTCTTCCGGCACAACGACCTGGTGCATCTGGAGACCCTGCTGGCGGCGGCTCGGCCGATGCGCCCAGGCTGGTGGCGTTCGAGCGTCTATTCGATGGACGGCGACATCGCCGACCTGGCAGGCACCATCGCCCTGGCCGG is part of the Brevundimonas sp. AJA228-03 genome and harbors:
- a CDS encoding aminotransferase class I/II-fold pyridoxal phosphate-dependent enzyme translates to MPFPTQPKAVPVFDYTAAFQSAVDQVRDEGRYRVFADLKRVRGQFPRAVRRRADGTEQDCVIWCSNDYLGMGQHPAVLEAMSAELDAVGAGAGGTRNISGTTRSAVDLEAELAAWHRKEAALLFTSGYVANEATLTTLQKILPGLIIFSDSLNHASMIAGIRNGGCERHVFRHNDLVHLETLLAAARPMRPGWWRSSVYSMDGDIADLAGTIALAGNTGP